A region from the Lysobacter antibioticus genome encodes:
- a CDS encoding MFS transporter, which translates to MTERTERSAPPRKPQLSFWQIWNMCFGFLGIQFGFALQNANVSRIFQSLGAPIEDIPMLWIAAPLTGLIVQPIVGYLSDRTWTGLGRRRPYFLVGAVLATLALLAMPNSPTLWIAAGLLWVLDASINISMEPFRAFVGDQLPTAQRPSGYAMQSFFIGVGSVVASVLPFALAHLGVGNTAGPGEVPDTVRYAFYFGGAVLLLSVGWTVLRTREYPPETLQSFDDALPEPPRPNRDRVRCALFGASWLVVGGLVATTISMCGLDRQLYVLAGMIGAFGVALLVRGMIGAGGGFATVMDDLHSMPPTMVRLAVVQFFSWFALFAMWIYTTSTVTQLHFHSSDTTSAAYNEGANWVGVLFAAYNGFAALAAIAIPRMVRRWGLRWSHLCNVSLGGLGLISIALIRDSQWLLLSMLGVGFAWASILSLPYALLSDSVPATKMGVYMGIFNFFIVIPQLVAVSLLGALVKFFFAGAPAGALVIGGVSLFVSGLCVLWVREPGTGAAA; encoded by the coding sequence ATGACCGAACGCACCGAGCGCAGCGCCCCGCCCCGCAAGCCGCAGCTGTCGTTCTGGCAGATCTGGAACATGTGCTTCGGCTTTCTCGGCATCCAGTTCGGCTTCGCCCTGCAGAACGCCAACGTCAGTCGGATTTTCCAGAGTCTGGGCGCGCCGATCGAGGACATCCCGATGCTGTGGATCGCCGCGCCGCTGACCGGGCTGATCGTGCAACCCATCGTCGGTTATCTGTCCGACCGCACCTGGACCGGCCTCGGCCGCAGGCGCCCGTATTTCCTGGTCGGTGCGGTGCTCGCCACCCTGGCGCTGTTGGCGATGCCGAACTCGCCGACCCTATGGATCGCCGCCGGCCTGCTGTGGGTACTCGACGCGTCCATCAACATTTCGATGGAACCGTTCCGCGCCTTCGTCGGCGACCAGTTGCCGACCGCGCAACGGCCGAGCGGCTATGCGATGCAGAGCTTCTTCATCGGCGTGGGCTCGGTGGTCGCCAGCGTGTTGCCGTTCGCGCTCGCGCACCTGGGCGTGGGCAACACCGCCGGGCCCGGCGAGGTGCCGGACACGGTGCGTTACGCCTTCTATTTCGGCGGCGCCGTGCTGCTGCTGTCGGTCGGCTGGACCGTGCTGCGCACCCGCGAGTACCCGCCGGAGACCTTGCAGTCCTTCGACGATGCCTTGCCCGAGCCGCCGCGGCCGAATCGCGACCGCGTGCGTTGCGCGCTGTTCGGCGCTTCCTGGCTGGTGGTCGGCGGCCTCGTCGCCACGACAATTTCGATGTGCGGGCTCGACCGTCAGTTGTACGTGCTGGCCGGCATGATCGGCGCATTCGGCGTGGCGCTGTTGGTGCGCGGCATGATCGGCGCCGGCGGCGGCTTCGCCACGGTCATGGACGATCTGCACTCGATGCCGCCGACCATGGTGCGGCTGGCGGTGGTGCAGTTCTTTTCCTGGTTCGCCCTGTTCGCGATGTGGATCTACACCACCTCGACCGTGACTCAACTGCATTTCCACAGCAGCGACACCACCTCGGCGGCCTACAACGAAGGCGCCAACTGGGTCGGCGTGTTGTTCGCGGCCTATAACGGTTTTGCTGCGTTGGCGGCGATCGCTATTCCACGGATGGTGCGGCGCTGGGGCCTGCGCTGGAGCCATCTGTGCAACGTCAGCCTAGGCGGGCTGGGCCTGATCTCGATCGCGTTGATTCGTGACTCGCAGTGGCTGCTGCTGTCGATGCTCGGCGTTGGCTTCGCCTGGGCCTCGATCCTGTCGCTGCCGTATGCCTTGCTGTCTGACAGCGTGCCGGCGACCAAGATGGGCGTGTACATGGGCATCTTCAACTTCTTCATTGTCATTCCGCAGTTGGTAGCCGTCAGTCTGCTTGGCGCGTTGGTCAAGTTTTTCTTTGCGGGAGCGCCAGCTGGGGCCTTGGTGATCGGCGGCGTGAGCCTGTTCGTCTCCGGCCTGTGCGTGCTGTGGGTGCGCGAGCCCGGCACCGGAGCAGCGGCATGA
- a CDS encoding tetratricopeptide repeat protein: protein MDTITDPQTILAAGAYGTALLFFAYGAYALLKTRNAEQNKNVRWYLGIGAAVVVAMIGFDTLKSWRSGERVVPNVYLTFSPRFSAIDLPDPEIIYRGQAFSPNAAIEVADNNSSINISVDSIIKKVEDLQQNNRDLRNAVGSAALANQAPELADEIAAAKAGGEDACAGGDATLCGWKQLSEGKLDSAQETLTQAVKDTPASNPKTRATALSGLGEIYVGQGRIAEAQVVLRKAAALGNEGAKKRLDTLALPPKEQRLRPTPVPAPELQRAPLQRELLQREARAARLPARG, encoded by the coding sequence ATGGACACGATCACCGACCCCCAGACCATCCTGGCCGCGGGCGCCTATGGCACGGCGCTGCTGTTCTTCGCCTATGGCGCCTATGCGCTGTTGAAGACCAGGAACGCCGAGCAGAACAAGAACGTGCGCTGGTACCTCGGCATCGGCGCGGCGGTGGTGGTGGCGATGATCGGCTTCGACACGCTGAAGAGCTGGCGCAGCGGCGAACGCGTGGTGCCGAACGTCTACCTGACCTTCTCGCCGCGGTTCTCGGCGATCGACCTGCCCGACCCGGAAATCATCTACCGCGGCCAGGCCTTCTCGCCGAACGCGGCCATCGAGGTCGCCGACAACAACAGCAGCATCAACATCTCGGTGGATTCGATCATCAAGAAGGTCGAGGACCTGCAGCAGAACAACCGCGACCTGCGCAACGCGGTCGGCAGCGCCGCGCTCGCCAATCAAGCGCCGGAGCTGGCCGACGAGATCGCCGCGGCCAAGGCCGGGGGCGAGGACGCCTGCGCCGGCGGCGATGCGACCCTGTGCGGTTGGAAACAACTGTCGGAAGGCAAGCTCGACAGCGCGCAGGAGACTCTGACCCAGGCGGTCAAGGACACGCCGGCCAGCAATCCCAAGACCCGCGCGACCGCGTTGAGCGGGCTCGGCGAGATCTACGTGGGGCAGGGGCGCATCGCCGAGGCCCAGGTGGTGCTCAGGAAGGCCGCCGCGCTCGGCAACGAGGGAGCCAAGAAGCGCCTGGACACGCTGGCCCTGCCGCCGAAGGAACAGCGCCTGCGGCCGACGCCCGTACCGGCGCCCGAGTTGCAGCGTGCGCCGTTGCAGCGTGAGCTGCTGCAGCGCGAAGCGCGGGCGGCCCGTTTGCCTGCGCGCGGATGA
- the yihA gene encoding ribosome biogenesis GTP-binding protein YihA/YsxC, whose protein sequence is MNNPLARARYLLSAHNVKQLPPDGGFEVAFAGRSNAGKSSALNAMCQQNALARVSKTPGRTQQLVFFDVSPLYRGPEPAPEPDRFLVDLPGYGYAKVPQNLQAHWQAFLDRYFGTREALRGLVVVMDIRHPLKDYDRQMLGYAVERGLPAHALLTKADKFGRGQQQQQLMMVRKELSSAFGDTVSVQTFSGESKQGVEEACTVVSRWLELVPPPAA, encoded by the coding sequence ATGAATAATCCCCTCGCCCGTGCCCGTTACCTGCTGTCGGCGCACAACGTAAAGCAGCTCCCGCCCGACGGCGGCTTCGAGGTCGCCTTCGCCGGCCGCTCCAATGCCGGCAAATCCAGCGCCCTCAACGCCATGTGCCAGCAGAACGCCCTGGCGCGGGTGTCCAAGACCCCGGGCCGGACCCAGCAGCTGGTGTTCTTCGACGTCAGCCCCCTGTACCGCGGCCCCGAGCCGGCGCCGGAGCCCGACCGCTTCCTGGTCGACCTGCCGGGCTACGGCTACGCCAAGGTCCCGCAGAACCTGCAGGCCCACTGGCAGGCCTTCCTGGACCGCTATTTCGGCACCCGCGAGGCCCTGCGCGGGCTGGTCGTGGTGATGGACATCCGCCATCCGCTCAAGGACTACGACCGGCAGATGCTCGGTTATGCGGTCGAACGCGGCCTGCCGGCGCATGCGCTGCTGACCAAGGCCGACAAGTTCGGCCGCGGCCAGCAACAGCAGCAGTTGATGATGGTGCGCAAGGAACTGAGCTCGGCGTTCGGCGACACGGTCAGCGTGCAGACCTTCTCCGGCGAGTCCAAGCAGGGCGTCGAAGAGGCCTGCACGGTGGTCTCGCGCTGGCTCGAACTGGTCCCGCCGCCGGCCGCTTGA
- a CDS encoding TonB-dependent receptor — protein sequence MSRTNRASSNQQRHLLTVALASFGLCNSWTVWAADAPAAQDAPAAASAEAAPTSAAHELDAVQVTGNRRVQSIQKYAGTIQSFSGEDLTKLGINTDFRNLQAVVPGLQITRQEGKYEIFLRGIGAADSDFSSDPSVATYYNGIYLPRPRSIGPMFFDVDRIEVNKGPQGTVRGRNATGGSINVISKRPELGVTSGGLKVGAGNHDFTTAEGVLNLPIGETFALRAALFDEERSSYIKNGYPSSLFAGEGPGALDNQAARLSMLWEPNDKFSAYVMLDKVSERGTGDPGLFAERGLAAGYDIDDLSDPFRQYFRTQGKTSNDIEGVAGTFTYAFNDAVSVEFNTSYRKYEFDNRNASREWQLGPVYPGSEREAYHNPERLAWYDTFYQSDKSSSTINELRFFGDTGKLIWSAGLFNYEEKYDYTSWDVGNGYFGDCDWWRPGTVCGWQDGLGGENRGDDSKVESNAVYGDFSFAATDSLRLIGGVRYTRDKKTARESNVKYQFVIPEELFQQFTGQPINTATNPYTTGLVLGSPGFQLAPPGRRGGGDPSVCTGWSPAELRCGPGADSLDYFLGGIQNFGAQDNWAQFLTRNRDQIDVIVRSDFPGGKSVDVYEDSYVDWRVGFEYDLNPQVMLYGTVSTGTRSGGINRPLLLNDGSALAPTFEPEELTSYEAGIKGDYLWGETPVRLNASVFYYDYQNKVLQNLIDVPAPTPTNPNATSRQVFNDNAANASVLGLELEGRVGLPHGFNLGYNFTYLDATFDDSKVLDTRSGGLGLIVPLDGNRLPNTSKYNANLSLSQTIDIGRGALNSFDWTINLTYRSDYYLTAFNSRGFGQDAAGNVIEIPLADMPFNNGSNPAAGGGPANGMAMRDDVGGFTTVNVSAGLNFGEDSQFRIDGFVSNLTDEVYSGKGFVNNATNIRYLNTPRMYGIRFSSQF from the coding sequence ATGTCGAGAACGAACCGGGCTTCATCGAACCAACAACGCCACCTGTTGACCGTGGCACTGGCCTCGTTCGGCCTGTGCAACTCGTGGACGGTATGGGCGGCCGATGCGCCCGCCGCGCAGGACGCCCCAGCCGCGGCCAGCGCCGAAGCGGCGCCGACGAGCGCGGCGCACGAACTCGACGCGGTCCAGGTGACCGGCAACCGCCGCGTGCAGTCGATCCAGAAATACGCCGGCACGATCCAGTCCTTCAGCGGCGAGGATCTGACCAAGCTCGGCATCAACACCGATTTCCGCAACCTGCAGGCGGTGGTGCCGGGCCTGCAGATCACCCGTCAGGAAGGCAAGTACGAGATCTTCCTGCGCGGCATCGGCGCGGCCGATTCCGACTTCTCCTCCGACCCGTCGGTGGCCACCTATTACAACGGCATCTACCTGCCGCGGCCGCGCTCGATCGGGCCGATGTTCTTCGACGTCGACCGCATCGAGGTCAACAAGGGCCCGCAGGGTACCGTGCGCGGCCGCAACGCGACCGGCGGCTCGATCAACGTGATTTCCAAGCGCCCCGAGCTCGGCGTGACCAGCGGCGGCCTCAAGGTCGGCGCCGGCAACCATGACTTCACCACCGCCGAAGGTGTGCTGAACCTGCCCATCGGCGAGACTTTCGCCCTGCGCGCGGCGCTGTTCGACGAAGAGCGTTCTTCCTACATCAAGAACGGTTACCCCAGCTCGCTGTTCGCGGGCGAAGGCCCGGGCGCGCTCGACAACCAGGCCGCGCGCCTGTCGATGCTGTGGGAGCCCAACGACAAGTTCTCCGCCTACGTCATGCTCGATAAGGTCAGCGAGCGCGGCACCGGCGACCCGGGTCTGTTCGCCGAGCGTGGCCTCGCCGCCGGCTACGACATCGACGACCTGTCCGACCCGTTCCGCCAGTACTTCCGTACCCAGGGCAAGACCAGCAACGACATCGAAGGCGTCGCCGGCACCTTCACCTATGCCTTCAACGATGCGGTGTCGGTGGAATTCAACACCTCTTACCGCAAGTACGAATTCGATAACCGCAACGCTTCGCGCGAATGGCAGCTTGGCCCGGTCTATCCGGGGTCCGAACGCGAGGCCTATCACAACCCCGAACGCCTGGCCTGGTACGACACCTTCTATCAGTCCGACAAGTCCAGCTCGACCATCAACGAGCTGCGCTTCTTCGGCGACACCGGCAAGCTGATCTGGTCGGCCGGCCTGTTCAATTACGAAGAGAAGTACGACTACACCTCCTGGGACGTCGGCAACGGCTACTTCGGCGACTGCGACTGGTGGCGTCCCGGCACCGTCTGCGGTTGGCAGGACGGCCTGGGCGGCGAGAACCGCGGCGACGACTCCAAGGTCGAGTCGAACGCGGTCTACGGCGACTTCAGCTTCGCCGCGACCGATTCGCTGCGTCTGATCGGCGGCGTGCGCTACACCCGCGACAAGAAGACCGCGCGCGAATCCAACGTCAAATACCAGTTCGTGATTCCGGAGGAACTGTTCCAGCAGTTCACCGGCCAGCCGATCAACACCGCGACCAACCCCTACACCACCGGACTGGTGCTGGGTTCGCCCGGCTTCCAGCTCGCGCCCCCCGGCCGTCGCGGCGGCGGCGACCCGAGCGTCTGCACCGGCTGGTCGCCGGCCGAGCTGCGCTGCGGCCCGGGCGCCGATTCGCTCGACTATTTCCTCGGCGGCATCCAGAACTTCGGCGCGCAGGACAACTGGGCTCAGTTCCTGACCCGCAACCGCGACCAGATCGACGTGATCGTGCGTTCCGACTTCCCCGGCGGCAAGAGCGTGGACGTCTACGAGGACAGCTACGTCGACTGGCGCGTGGGCTTCGAGTACGACCTCAACCCGCAGGTGATGCTGTACGGCACGGTGTCGACCGGCACGCGTTCGGGCGGCATCAACCGACCCCTGCTGCTCAACGACGGCAGTGCGCTGGCGCCGACCTTCGAGCCGGAAGAACTGACCTCGTACGAAGCCGGCATCAAGGGCGACTACCTGTGGGGCGAAACCCCGGTGCGCCTGAACGCCTCGGTGTTCTACTACGACTACCAGAACAAGGTGCTGCAGAACCTGATCGACGTGCCGGCGCCCACGCCGACCAACCCGAACGCGACCAGTCGCCAGGTCTTCAACGACAACGCCGCCAACGCCAGCGTGCTCGGTCTCGAGCTCGAAGGCCGGGTCGGCCTGCCGCACGGCTTCAACCTGGGCTACAACTTCACCTACCTCGACGCGACCTTCGACGACTCCAAGGTGCTCGACACGCGTTCCGGCGGCCTGGGCCTGATCGTGCCGCTCGACGGCAACCGCCTGCCGAACACCTCCAAGTACAACGCCAACCTCAGCCTGTCGCAGACCATCGACATCGGCCGCGGCGCGCTGAACTCGTTCGACTGGACCATCAACCTGACCTACCGCTCCGACTACTACCTGACCGCGTTCAACAGCCGCGGCTTCGGCCAGGACGCGGCCGGCAATGTCATCGAGATTCCGCTCGCCGACATGCCGTTCAACAACGGCTCCAACCCGGCCGCGGGCGGCGGCCCGGCCAACGGCATGGCGATGCGCGACGACGTCGGCGGCTTCACCACCGTCAACGTCTCGGCCGGCTTGAACTTCGGCGAGGACAGCCAGTTCCGCATCGACGGCTTCGTCTCGAATCTCACCGACGAGGTGTATTCGGGCAAGGGCTTCGTCAACAACGCGACCAACATCCGCTACCTCAACACCCCGCGGATGTACGGGATCCGGTTCTCGTCGCAGTTCTGA
- a CDS encoding M16 family metallopeptidase yields MCXXLDDVKTWFRSWYGPNNAVLVLAGDIDLATAKDKALRYFGDIPASATLPDMAARVPKRERDTEETVPDRVPQARVYRAWPVAEFGSADGTELGLFAQVLGGSAASRLDARLVHADRIADSASVSINDAEISGTLVVVANVKQGVDPAKVRAAIDEEIKRLIEQGPTAQELEQAKTASRADFVRGVERIGGFGGKSDVLARCAVLLGKPDCYRDELKELAAATPASVQAAGRKWLGVGSHTLIVQPGDKPASSLPETVRAAPATRPAAIPAADPRFKTVASTVDRSAGVPVTQRFPDLNFPTPQRARLGNGMEVVLIERHETPVVQLAMEFPGGFSADLGKKVGTASFGMAMLDEGAGDYGALQLSARKEALGVELSSNASLDSANVAMSALTDKLEPSLDLFADVVRRPRFEAAEIERVRAQWLAGIKQEKARPQTAALRVLPPLLYGAGHAYAIPFTGTGTEASIASLSRDDLVAFHRDWLQPDRARVFVVGDTTLAQIVPQLERRFGDWKAAADAPALPALATVARPKAPRVFLVDQPGAIQSNLYVGELIAPTGDAGTIDFDFANGVLGGEFSSRLNMNLREDKHWAYGSYSGSGNAKGQRPWIAQAAVQSDKTVESLAELKREIESFASGSTPISAAEVAKIRASNTLSLPGAYETTDALMAQVSADQRYGRPADYILEYKARNEAMTPALAQAAAKTLDPAALTWVVVGDLSKIEQPIRALKLGEVEVIDQDGKPKR; encoded by the coding sequence GTGTGTGNNNNNCTCGACGACGTCAAAACCTGGTTCCGCAGCTGGTACGGCCCCAACAACGCGGTGCTGGTGCTCGCCGGCGACATCGACCTGGCCACCGCGAAGGACAAGGCGCTGCGCTACTTCGGCGACATCCCGGCCAGCGCGACCCTGCCCGACATGGCCGCGCGCGTGCCCAAGCGCGAGCGCGACACCGAGGAAACGGTGCCCGACCGCGTGCCGCAGGCGCGCGTTTACCGGGCCTGGCCGGTCGCCGAATTCGGCAGCGCCGACGGCACCGAGCTCGGCCTGTTCGCGCAGGTCCTCGGCGGCAGCGCGGCCTCGCGCCTGGACGCGCGCCTGGTCCATGCCGACCGCATCGCCGACAGCGCCAGCGTGTCGATCAATGACGCCGAGATCAGCGGCACCCTGGTGGTGGTCGCCAACGTCAAGCAGGGCGTCGACCCGGCCAAGGTGCGCGCCGCCATCGACGAAGAGATCAAGCGCCTGATCGAACAAGGCCCGACCGCGCAGGAGCTCGAACAGGCCAAGACCGCCAGCCGCGCCGACTTCGTCCGCGGGGTCGAACGCATCGGCGGTTTCGGCGGCAAGTCCGACGTGCTCGCGCGCTGCGCGGTATTGCTCGGCAAGCCCGACTGCTATCGCGACGAACTCAAGGAGCTCGCTGCGGCGACCCCGGCCAGTGTCCAGGCCGCCGGCCGGAAGTGGCTCGGCGTCGGTTCGCATACCTTGATCGTGCAGCCCGGCGACAAGCCGGCCTCCTCGCTGCCGGAAACCGTGCGCGCCGCGCCGGCGACCCGGCCGGCGGCGATTCCGGCCGCCGACCCGCGCTTCAAGACCGTGGCCTCCACGGTCGACCGCAGTGCCGGCGTGCCGGTGACCCAGCGCTTCCCCGATCTCAACTTCCCGACCCCGCAGCGCGCGCGTCTGGGCAACGGCATGGAAGTGGTGCTGATCGAGCGCCACGAAACCCCGGTGGTGCAGCTGGCGATGGAATTCCCCGGCGGCTTCAGCGCCGACCTCGGCAAGAAGGTCGGCACCGCCAGTTTCGGCATGGCCATGCTCGACGAAGGCGCCGGCGACTACGGCGCGCTGCAGCTGTCGGCACGCAAGGAAGCGCTCGGCGTCGAGCTGTCGTCCAACGCCAGCCTGGACAGCGCCAACGTCGCCATGTCGGCGCTGACCGACAAGCTCGAGCCTTCGCTGGACCTGTTTGCCGATGTGGTCCGCCGCCCGCGTTTCGAGGCCGCCGAAATCGAACGCGTGCGCGCGCAGTGGTTGGCCGGGATCAAGCAGGAGAAGGCGCGTCCGCAGACCGCGGCGCTGCGCGTGTTGCCGCCGCTGCTGTACGGCGCCGGCCATGCCTATGCGATTCCGTTCACCGGCACCGGCACCGAGGCGTCGATCGCGTCGTTGAGCCGCGACGACCTGGTCGCCTTCCATCGCGATTGGCTGCAGCCCGACCGTGCGCGCGTGTTCGTGGTCGGCGACACCACCCTGGCGCAGATCGTGCCGCAGCTGGAACGCCGTTTCGGCGACTGGAAGGCCGCCGCCGACGCACCGGCCCTGCCGGCGCTGGCCACGGTGGCGCGCCCGAAGGCGCCGCGCGTGTTCCTGGTCGACCAGCCCGGTGCGATCCAGTCCAACCTCTACGTCGGCGAGTTGATCGCACCGACCGGCGATGCCGGCACCATCGATTTCGATTTCGCCAACGGCGTACTCGGCGGCGAATTCAGCTCGCGCCTCAACATGAACCTGCGCGAGGACAAGCACTGGGCCTACGGTTCCTACAGCGGCTCGGGCAACGCCAAGGGCCAGCGGCCGTGGATCGCCCAGGCCGCGGTGCAGTCGGACAAGACCGTCGAATCGCTGGCCGAACTCAAGCGCGAGATCGAATCGTTCGCCAGCGGCAGCACGCCGATCAGCGCCGCCGAGGTGGCCAAGATTCGCGCCTCCAACACCTTGAGCCTGCCGGGCGCGTACGAGACCACCGACGCCTTGATGGCCCAGGTCAGCGCCGACCAGCGCTACGGCCGCCCGGCGGACTACATCCTCGAGTACAAGGCGCGCAACGAGGCGATGACCCCGGCGCTGGCGCAGGCTGCGGCGAAAACGCTCGACCCGGCGGCGTTGACCTGGGTCGTAGTCGGCGACCTGTCGAAGATCGAACAGCCGATCCGCGCGCTCAAGCTCGGCGAGGTCGAAGTGATCGACCAGGACGGCAAGCCGAAGCGCTGA
- a CDS encoding alpha-glucosidase, whose amino-acid sequence MSAVNLPTPAAAHEHAWWRGAVIYQIYPRSFRDLDGDGVGDLPGIIDKLGYVADLGVDAIWISPFFKSPMADFGYDIADYRAVDPLFGDLDDFDRLLAKAHALGLRVMIDQVLSHTSDQHEWFKRSRESRDNDYADWYVWADASPDGTAPNNWMSLFGGVAWRWEPRRQQYYLHNFLSSQPDLNFHNPDVRAAVLDNVRFWLDRGVDGLRLDAINFCFHDAQLRDNPPKPAELRVGRGFSPDNPYAFQYHYYNNTRPENLAFLAELRALLDRYPGAVALGEISSEDSLATSDEYTRHGRLHMGYSFELLTDDRSAGYIRGTVQTLENAMREGWPCWSISNHDVQRVVTRWGRGGTLPAHYPSLLSALVCSLRGSVCVYQGEELGLPEAELPFEALQDPYGKTFWPTFKGRDGCRTPMPWDATPQAGFSTGTPWLPVAEGHRGLDVARQQHDPDSSLNRFRRFLSWRKTRPALLDGAIGFLASDEPVLAFVRGSGADAVLMAFNLGDAEAELALPEAGAWHTDRGHGLPSGERVGERVRLPPYAVFAARAAG is encoded by the coding sequence TTGTCAGCCGTCAATCTTCCGACCCCCGCCGCAGCGCACGAGCACGCCTGGTGGCGCGGCGCGGTGATCTACCAGATCTACCCGCGCAGCTTCCGCGATCTCGACGGCGACGGCGTCGGCGACCTGCCCGGCATCATCGACAAGCTCGGCTACGTCGCCGACCTCGGCGTCGACGCGATCTGGATCTCGCCGTTCTTCAAGTCGCCGATGGCCGACTTCGGCTACGACATCGCCGACTACCGCGCGGTCGATCCTTTGTTCGGCGATCTGGACGACTTCGACCGCCTGCTGGCCAAGGCGCATGCGCTGGGCCTGCGGGTGATGATCGACCAGGTCCTCAGCCACACCTCCGACCAGCACGAGTGGTTCAAGCGCAGCCGCGAGAGCCGCGACAACGACTACGCCGACTGGTACGTATGGGCCGACGCCAGCCCCGACGGCACCGCGCCCAACAACTGGATGTCGCTGTTCGGCGGCGTCGCCTGGCGCTGGGAGCCCCGCCGCCAGCAGTACTACCTGCACAACTTCCTGTCCTCGCAGCCGGACCTGAACTTCCACAACCCCGACGTGCGCGCGGCGGTGCTCGACAACGTGCGCTTCTGGCTCGACCGCGGCGTCGACGGCCTGCGCCTGGACGCGATCAACTTCTGCTTCCACGACGCACAGCTGCGCGACAACCCGCCCAAGCCGGCGGAACTGCGAGTGGGGCGCGGCTTCAGCCCGGACAACCCGTACGCGTTCCAGTACCACTACTACAACAACACCCGGCCGGAGAACCTGGCGTTCCTGGCCGAACTGCGCGCCTTGCTCGACCGCTACCCGGGCGCGGTCGCGCTCGGCGAAATCTCTTCGGAGGATTCGCTGGCGACCAGCGACGAGTACACCCGCCACGGCCGCCTGCACATGGGCTACAGCTTCGAGCTGCTGACCGACGATCGCTCCGCGGGCTACATCCGCGGCACCGTGCAGACGCTGGAGAACGCGATGCGCGAAGGTTGGCCGTGCTGGTCGATCTCCAATCACGACGTGCAGCGCGTGGTCACCCGCTGGGGCCGCGGCGGGACGCTGCCGGCGCATTACCCGAGCCTGCTCAGCGCGCTGGTGTGTTCGCTGCGCGGCTCGGTCTGCGTGTACCAGGGCGAGGAACTGGGCCTGCCCGAGGCCGAGCTGCCGTTCGAGGCCCTGCAGGACCCCTACGGCAAGACCTTCTGGCCGACCTTCAAGGGCCGCGACGGCTGCCGCACGCCGATGCCGTGGGACGCCACGCCGCAGGCCGGCTTCAGCACCGGCACGCCGTGGCTGCCGGTCGCCGAGGGCCATCGCGGCCTCGATGTCGCCCGCCAACAGCACGATCCGGATTCGTCCTTGAACCGCTTCCGCCGCTTCCTGTCGTGGCGCAAGACCCGGCCGGCGCTGCTCGACGGCGCGATCGGCTTTCTCGCCAGCGACGAGCCGGTGCTCGCCTTCGTCCGCGGCAGCGGCGCCGATGCGGTGCTGATGGCCTTCAACCTCGGCGACGCCGAGGCGGAATTGGCGCTGCCCGAGGCCGGCGCCTGGCACACCGACCGCGGCCACGGCCTGCCCTCGGGCGAACGGGTCGGCGAGCGCGTGCGCCTGCCGCCTTACGCCGTGTTCGCGGCGCGCGCAGCCGGCTGA
- a CDS encoding c-type cytochrome has protein sequence MSQARVLGLVGLAALAAAAVAYAQATVTPIPDKEPVQTAPLNAAAKASWGDVKAGATKAGTCAACHGLDGNPTDPQYPRLAGQSERYIAHQIALFKSGERNTGMAAAMKPFADALSDQDARDLGAYFATQKSGAGVADDTLIASGVNKGKKFFEVGEQLFRNGDKARGIPACMACHGPSGAGNPGPAYPHIAGQQAAYSQRRLEEYRAGTTTQKDPHLFNIMATVAKQLSDEEIGSLSSYLQGLHERADDVAAADAPAPAVAAPAASXXTHLIN, from the coding sequence ATGAGCCAAGCCCGCGTTCTAGGCCTCGTCGGCCTCGCCGCTCTCGCGGCCGCCGCCGTTGCGTACGCCCAAGCCACGGTCACGCCGATTCCCGACAAGGAGCCGGTCCAGACCGCGCCGCTGAACGCCGCGGCGAAGGCCTCCTGGGGCGACGTCAAGGCCGGCGCGACCAAGGCCGGCACCTGCGCGGCCTGCCACGGCCTCGACGGCAACCCGACCGATCCGCAGTACCCGCGCCTGGCCGGTCAGAGCGAGCGCTACATCGCCCACCAGATCGCCCTGTTCAAGAGCGGCGAGCGCAATACCGGCATGGCCGCGGCGATGAAGCCCTTCGCCGACGCCCTGAGCGACCAGGACGCCCGCGACCTGGGCGCCTACTTCGCCACCCAGAAGTCGGGCGCCGGCGTCGCCGACGACACCCTGATCGCCTCGGGCGTCAACAAGGGCAAGAAGTTCTTCGAAGTCGGCGAGCAGCTGTTCCGCAATGGCGACAAGGCCCGCGGCATTCCGGCCTGCATGGCCTGCCACGGCCCGAGCGGCGCCGGCAACCCCGGCCCGGCCTACCCGCACATCGCCGGCCAGCAGGCCGCCTACTCGCAGCGTCGCCTGGAGGAATACCGCGCCGGCACGACCACGCAGAAGGATCCGCACCTGTTCAACATCATGGCGACGGTCGCCAAGCAGCTCAGCGACGAGGAAATCGGTTCGCTGTCGAGCTACCTGCAGGGCCTGCACGAACGCGCCGACGACGTCGCCGCCGCCGATGCGCCGGCCCCCGCAGTGGCCGCCCCGGCCGCCAGCNNNNNCACACACTTAATTAATTAA